In Fundulus heteroclitus isolate FHET01 chromosome 18, MU-UCD_Fhet_4.1, whole genome shotgun sequence, a single genomic region encodes these proteins:
- the LOC105930049 gene encoding sperm surface protein Sp17: MSVPFSNTHLRVPRGFGAVLEGLAREVLRDQPDDIPSYAAQYFDKLLKQRQESGLDPAEWAARLEDRFYNNHAFKNTETASPEKKTAAEETASKKSRQRKEPLEENREHLPEPNEQRPEIVGESQSEDVEEEKQDAIEQEVEMANSEVQEQSEELEKEKTITPTGSADWTAADHKEEERPAGFEEDTAAPANKSEKQEECSRPQEEEDIMDIPLDDPEANRAAAKIQAGFRGHMTRKKMKPEDKTEGEEVSSTGDVLHSSQGGSETGRSGPVEREDTSALEQ; this comes from the exons ATGTCAGTGCCTTTCTCCAACACTCACCTGAGGGTCCCGCGAGGATTCGGGGCCGTCCTGGAGGGACTGGCCCGAGAGGTTCTCCGTGACCAGCCGGACGACATCCCTTCATATGCAGCGCAGTATTTCGATAAGCttctaaaacaaagacaag AAAGTGGGCTGGACCCCGCCGAGTGGGCTGCCAGACTGGAAGACAGGTTCTACAACAACCATGCTTTCAAGAACACAGAG ACTGCTAGtcctgaaaagaaaacagcagcagaggagaccgCTTCCAAG AAATCACGACAGAGGAAGGAACCCTTGGAGGAAAATCGAGAGCATCTCCCCGAGCCGAATGAGCAAAGGCCCGAGATCGTTGGGGAGTCACAGTCGGAGGATGTCGAGGAAGAAAAGCAGGACGCAATTGAACAAGAAGTGGAAATGGCTAATTCGGAAGTGCAAGAACAGAGCGAAGAACTGGAGAAAGAGAAGACTATCACCCCCACTGGCAGTGCTGATTGGACAGCTGCTGACCATAAGGAGGAGGAAAGGCCTGCTGGGTTTGAGGAGGATACCGCGGCACCTGCAAACAAGAGTGAAAAG CAGGAGGAGTGCAGCCGGccccaggaggaggaggacatcATGGACATCCCCCTGGACGACCCCGAGGCCAACAGAGCCGCTGCCAAGATCCAGGCTGGCTTCCGCGGCCACATGACTCGTAAGAAGATGAAGCCAGAGGACAAAACCGAAGGGGAGGAGGTGAGCAGCACTGGGGATGTGCTCCACAGCAGCCAGGGGGGCTCAG AGACAGGAAGATCGGGGCCAGTAGAGAGAGAGGACACATCGGCGCTGGAGCAGTGA